The Xylophilus rhododendri region GGGCGGCGGCCTCGCCCACGGTGAGTCTTTCGCTGGCAGTGGGGCGGCTGGGTTTGAGGGACATTGGGATTCGGCGAAGGGACAGGCAGGACGCCATCTTGGCATGGACGAATAGTGCTTGACCTCAAGTGAAGTTGAGGCTCGATACTCGGCGAGGTCTTCAGCTCCTGGCGCCCCAAGCGCGTCCCGACCATGGCCTTCTCCCTGCACATGCTCAACCCCGCCGGCCTCTACGATCCGCGACCCAACGGCTATTCGCACCTGGCCTGCATCACCGGCCCGGCGCGGCTGATCTTCGTCGCCGGCCAGGGCGGCGAGGATGCCGAAGGCCGTCTGGCGCCCGGCTTCGCCGCACAGGTCGAACAGGCGCTCGACAACCTGCACACCGCCCTGGCCGCGGCCGGCGCCGGCTGGGCCGACGTGGCCGAGCTGACCGCCCTGGTGGTCGACCATTCGCAGGAGCGCCTGGGCATCTTCAGCCAGGCCCTGATGCGCCGCTGGGGCACGCTGGCCACGCCTGCCTGCACCCTGATCCCGGTGCCCCGCCTGGCGCTGGACGGCATGCTCTTCGAGATCGACGCCACCGCCGCCCTGCGGGACGAAGACCGATGACAGGCGCGCGCCCCGCCGCCCCGCTCTCCACCCCCGTCCTGCTGCTGATGGCCATGGCCTGCGGCCTGTGCGCCGGCGGCAACTACTTCAACCAGCCGCTGCTGCATTCGATCGCACGCGACCTGGGCATCGCCGAATCCCGCGCGGCGCTCACCGTCACCATCGCCCAGGTCGCTTATGCCTGCGGCCTGCTGCTGCTGGTGCCCCTGGCCGACATGCTGGAGCGCCGCGCCCTGGCCGTGTCGTTGATGCTGCTGGCGGCCGCCGGCCAGTTCGTCAGCGGATTCGCCTGCGGCTTCGGCATGCTGGCCATCGGCACCGCCATGGCCGGCCTGTTCTCGGTGGCCTCGCAGGTGCTGGTGCCCATGGCCGCCGCCCTGGCCGCGCCCGGCCGCAGCGGCCGGGCGACGGGCCTGGTGATGAGCGGCCTGCTGACCGGCATCCTGGCCGCCCGCAGCGTGGCCGGCCTGCTCTCGGGCTGGGGCGGCTGGAGCATGGTCTACCGGATCTCGGGCGCAGTGATGCTGCTGGTGGCCGCCCTGCTGTGGTGGGCGCTGCCGTCCTCGCGCAATGCCGAATCCGCGCGCTACGGCCAGATCCTGCGCTCGATGGGCACGCTGCTGCGCCGCCATCCGCGGCTGCGCAGCCGGGCCTGGCTGGGCGCCTTGTCCTTCGCCTCGGTCAGCTGCCTGTTCTCGACCATGGCCCTGCTGCTGTCCGGCCCGGCGTTCCGCATGGGCGACACCGCCATCGGCCTGGTCGGCCTGGTAGGCGTGGCCGGCGCCCTGGTCGCCAACCTGGCCGGCCGCTGGGCCGACCAGGGACGCCAGCAGGCGACCACCGGCGCATCGGCCCTGCTGCTGATCCTCGGCTGGGCCGCGCTCTACCTGGGTGGCACCCACCTCGGCTGGTTCCTGGCCGGCATGCTGATCGTGGACATGGCGCTGCAGGGCATCCACATCAGCAACCAGAGCGTGGTGTACCGATTACAGCCCTCGGCACGCGGCCGGATCAACGCCGTCTACATGACCGCCTATTTCATCGGCGCCGCCGCCGGCAGCGCCGCCGGCTCCATCGCCTGGCAACAAGCCGGCTGGCCCGCCACCTGCGCCCTGGGCGCAACACTGGCCCTGGCCACCGCCGCAGCCCGGACAGCAGACCTCCGCACCCAACAATAAGCAGGCCGAGCAAAGCGAAGGCCCGTAGCCCTGCGAAGCAGTGGCTGCCCCTGCCCCCGCTCCCGCTCCCGGGTCCCGTGAGCCCGAGAGCGAGGAACGGAGCAAAGGCGGATCAGGGCCACGACCTGTTTGAGCCGAAGGCGAGTTGTCGTGGACCCCGCCTTTGCGAGTACCGCAGCGGTGCCCGAAGGGCCTCGGGTGTCGGGTCGCCTTTCTTTGCTTACTTTCTTTGGCGAAGCAAAGAAAGTGAGCGCGGTCTGGGGCGCGCAGCCCCAGCTCCGCCCTCCGCCAGGAGACCCACCCGCAGGTCAGCCCCCAGACAGACTCCCCCCACTATCGTCAAGCCCCAATCCCACCAAAAAACAAGCCCCAAACCCATGACGAGCGCCCAGCTAGCCCAAGCCCTGCGCATGTCCCTGTCCGCCCTCCTGGCCTTCTCCCTGGCCACCCAGCTGGACATCCAGAACGCCTACTGGGCCGCCATGCCCGTCTGGGTGGTAGCCCAGTCCTCCAGAGGCCTGCTGATAGAGCGCGGCATCTACCGCCTGCTCGGCACGCTGGCCGGCGCAGCCGCAGGTTTCGCCCTGCTCGCAGCCACCAGGAACCCGCTCACCCTGCTCGCAGCGCTAGCCCTCTGGGTAGCCGCCATGGCCACCGCCACCCACCTCCTGCCCGGCGTGAAGAGCTACGCCGCCACGCTCGCCGGCATGACCGCCGCGGTGGTCCTCCTGCCCTGCCTGCATGCAGGCGAGCAACTCCTGCCCCTGGCCATCGCCCGCGTGCAATGCACCTTGATCGGCGTGCTGACCGTGACCCTGGTGACCGGCTGGTTCACCCCCGCCGCGGGACGCCGGGAGTTCTACCTGCGCATCCGGAAAATGGCCGCCGACGCCACCGACTTCGCCGCCCAGGCCGTGTCCGGCCACGACGATCCACAACAGCCAGCCCATGAACAGCGACTCCTGCTGGAGATCGCCGACGCCGAATCCGCCGCCCGCACCATGGCCGCCGGCTCGCTGCAGGGCTGGCGCCGCCTGCGCCACACCACCGCCCTGGCCGCCGCCAGCCTGGCCCTGATGTCGGCGGCGAGCGCGCTGCGCGCCCGGCGTCTGCGCGGCGATGCGGTGGACGAAACCCTGCCCCGCCGCCTGCTGGCCCAGGCGCAGGAGCTGCGCACCGATGGCAAAAGAACCGTCGGTGCGACAGCCTGGCCGGCCCACGGCGCGGAAGGCCCGGAAACACGCCTGCACGAGGCGATGCGCCAGATCGTGCAGGCCGAGGAAGCCCTGTTCGCCGACCGCCCCGTCGCCGTCACCGCCGCCATGCGCCTGCCGCCGCAGCGCGACTGGCAACGCGCCCGCATCCGCGGCCCGCTGGCCGGCCTGGCGACCTTCGTGGCCGCCCTGGCCGGCCTCTGGTCCGGCTGGGCCGCCGGCGAGCTGATGGCGCTGGGCGTGTGCATCTTCTCGATGGTGCTGGGCTCGCTGCCCTCGCCGCGCCTGGTCGCGCCCAGGCTGCTGGCCGGCGTGATCGTCGGTGTGGCGGCCGCCATGCTCTACCGCTTCTTCATCCAGCCGCAGGTGGCCGGGCCGCTCGGCCTGATCGCCAGCGTGGCGCCCTTCATCGTGCTGGGCGCGCTGGCGCGGGCATATCCCCGCACCGCCCTGCCGGCGCTGGACGCCAATATGTGTTTCATGCTCGGCAGCCAGGCCGGCATGCCGGAGGCCGGCCCGGCCGAGATCCTGGGCGGATCGCTGGCCCTGGCGCTGGCTGCTCTGCTGGTGGTTGGCGCCCTGCTGCTGTCGCCCGAACGCCGCGATGCACGGCTGCACGCGCTGCTGGCCGGCCTGCGCCGGGACATCGGCAGGCGCCAGGCCGCCGTCGCCCGGGCGGCGCTGCAGTTGCTGGGCGAATACCAGCGCCTGGGCCGTTCGGCCTCCCTGCCGGCCGGGCTGCTGTCGGCGCTAGGCTTCAGCGCCAGCCTGGGCCAGCTGCGCGAATTCGGCGAACCGACGGCGGCCGGCGTGCGTGTGCTCGAAGGCTTCGGGCAGGACCCGGCGGGGACAGCCGACGAGGCGGTGCGCCTGGCGCACCAGGCGCCCAATCCGGTGATCGGGCTGGAGTATTGCGATGCGGCCGATGCCCTGCGCAGCGGCTCGGCCTGGCTGGCCGCAGCACCCGCCTGAAGCCGGTCAGCGCGCGGGCAGCAGCACGGCCGGATCGACCGCCGCCGTGTCGAGCACCGTGCCCACCGTCACACCCAGGCCCGCCAGGCGCTTGCGCATGCAGAGCACCGCCCGGTCCTTACTCA contains the following coding sequences:
- a CDS encoding MFS transporter, which translates into the protein MTGARPAAPLSTPVLLLMAMACGLCAGGNYFNQPLLHSIARDLGIAESRAALTVTIAQVAYACGLLLLVPLADMLERRALAVSLMLLAAAGQFVSGFACGFGMLAIGTAMAGLFSVASQVLVPMAAALAAPGRSGRATGLVMSGLLTGILAARSVAGLLSGWGGWSMVYRISGAVMLLVAALLWWALPSSRNAESARYGQILRSMGTLLRRHPRLRSRAWLGALSFASVSCLFSTMALLLSGPAFRMGDTAIGLVGLVGVAGALVANLAGRWADQGRQQATTGASALLLILGWAALYLGGTHLGWFLAGMLIVDMALQGIHISNQSVVYRLQPSARGRINAVYMTAYFIGAAAGSAAGSIAWQQAGWPATCALGATLALATAAARTADLRTQQ
- a CDS encoding FUSC family protein, producing the protein MTSAQLAQALRMSLSALLAFSLATQLDIQNAYWAAMPVWVVAQSSRGLLIERGIYRLLGTLAGAAAGFALLAATRNPLTLLAALALWVAAMATATHLLPGVKSYAATLAGMTAAVVLLPCLHAGEQLLPLAIARVQCTLIGVLTVTLVTGWFTPAAGRREFYLRIRKMAADATDFAAQAVSGHDDPQQPAHEQRLLLEIADAESAARTMAAGSLQGWRRLRHTTALAAASLALMSAASALRARRLRGDAVDETLPRRLLAQAQELRTDGKRTVGATAWPAHGAEGPETRLHEAMRQIVQAEEALFADRPVAVTAAMRLPPQRDWQRARIRGPLAGLATFVAALAGLWSGWAAGELMALGVCIFSMVLGSLPSPRLVAPRLLAGVIVGVAAAMLYRFFIQPQVAGPLGLIASVAPFIVLGALARAYPRTALPALDANMCFMLGSQAGMPEAGPAEILGGSLALALAALLVVGALLLSPERRDARLHALLAGLRRDIGRRQAAVARAALQLLGEYQRLGRSASLPAGLLSALGFSASLGQLREFGEPTAAGVRVLEGFGQDPAGTADEAVRLAHQAPNPVIGLEYCDAADALRSGSAWLAAAPA
- a CDS encoding RidA family protein yields the protein MAFSLHMLNPAGLYDPRPNGYSHLACITGPARLIFVAGQGGEDAEGRLAPGFAAQVEQALDNLHTALAAAGAGWADVAELTALVVDHSQERLGIFSQALMRRWGTLATPACTLIPVPRLALDGMLFEIDATAALRDEDR